The window TTCATGCCCTGTGACCACGCCGACGCGTGCCTGACGCGGAACGTCGGTGCACGTGTGGGATGATCTCCGTGAGCGGGACCCGCCGCCATATACGGGTCCGGCTGCACCAGGGCGAGTTGAGCCTGGAGGCTCAGAACTCTGCGTCGACCGCAATATGACGACACGGATGCCAGGGAGCGCGAACTGTCATCATAGTTCGCGCCGAGACGTGCTGTCCAGTCCTGGCTTGACCGGATTCGGCAGTGGCGTGTATAAGCCGCCCGGTGTCCGCGGAATTCCCCGCCCGCGCACCTGGCCAGCACACCCGGCCCGTGCCGTGGACGCGGCCACCCGCTCAGCCGAGGCGTTCGCGCTCGACGTGCCCCGAGCCTCCCGACCGACCCTGCCGTCCCGCCAGCGCACGGAAGGCATCCTCGGGTCGGCGGGTGCGCACGAAGGTGACGCGACCACGGTCGTCGGTGAGCTCGATCCCGAGTCCGGGAGTGAGGATCAGGGCGCGCACGCCGCGGCCGATCCGCAGGCCGACTCCGCCGTAGGTGCGGGCGTCCGCCTCGACGAGTCGGACGTCGGTGATGCGCCGCCGCGCGATGCGCCGCGGGGGCAGCGGCCGGAAGTGCAGCGTGACGTGCGTGTCGGTGACGGCGAACCCGGCTCGTGCGAGCAGCAGCAGCACACCCGCCACGACCGCGACCAGCGCCGGCACGATGAGGGCGGCCTCCGGTGCGTCGCCCGGCCAGGCGGTCACCGCCGCGGTCAGGCCGAGCCCGCCGAGGAGCAGGACCGTCCCGACCACGCGCATCCAGGTGGGCGCCGTCTCGTGGTCGGCATGGGCCGGACGGGAGGCGCGGATCACCCGCGTCGGTCGGTTCGCGGTCGTGCGCGGCGTGGCGCGGGTCGTCGGTGCGCCCAGGCGCGTGGTGGGCACGCTCATCGTGTCGGCGGTCATGTCGGGTCTCCTGCGGCTCGGCGGAGTGTTGCATCCCGTATTTTACATGACGGGTGCGATGTGATCACGGCCAGCGCGCGCGGGTGACCGGAAGGGGCGCGCGGAGCACACCCGCGACGCGCACGGTCGAGCGGTGGGGGCGCTCGACGGCACGTCGTGGTCACGTCGGAAGGGCGGACGCGCGCGGTGTGGGGCACCGCACGCATCGACGCGGTTCCGCGTGACGACCGCATGAACGGTACGGAACGAGTCTTGGCGTCCGCTGGCCGTCCATGTGTACGCATTCACGTACGCGCCGGTACCGGACACCGAGCGTCAGCGCAGGACGCGCGCGACCGCCTCGGCGCGGGTGGCCACCCCGAGCTTCGCGAACACCTGGTTCACGTACGACTTCACCGTCGGCACCGTCAGGAACAACTCCGCCGCGATCTGCGGGTTCGTCCGGCCCGCCGCGATGTGCTCGAGCACGTCGGCCTCGCGCGGGGTGAGGTCCGGGAACCGCTCGCGCAGCGCCGGCACAGCGGGCGCGGACGCCGTCACCCCGCCACCCGCGAGCTGCGCCACCAGCCGCGCGCCCACCGTCGCGTCGAACGTCGACTGTCCCGACGCGACGGCCCGGATCGCCGTCGCGATCTCGGACCGCCCGGCGTCCTTCGTCAGGTACCCGCGGGCACCCGCCCGGAGCGCGGTCACGATGGACTCGTCGTCCGCGTAGGTCGTCAGCACGAGCACCGCCACCTGCGGGTGGTCGGCGACGATGCGCGCGGTCGCCGTCGGCCCGTCCGTGCCGGGCATGCGAAGGTCCATCAACACGACATCGGGGGCGTCGCGGTCCACCGCCGCGATCGCCTCGGCCCCGTCGGCGGCCGCACCGGTCACCTGCAGGTCCGGCACCAGCGACAGCACCGTCACCAGGCCGTCGCGGACGATCGCCTGGTCGTCGACGACGAGGACACGGATGGTCACGAGGCCTCCCCCTCGGTGACGGCCACGGCGTCGACCGGCAGGTGCATCGCGACGACGAACTCGTCGTCGGACCGCTCCGCCTCGACCCTGGCGCTGCTGCCGAGCTCCGCGAAGCGCTCGTGCATCCCGAGCAGGCCCTGTCCGCCGCCGGTGAGCGGGTTGGCCACGACGACGTCGACGGCGTCGCCGTCGCGGATGACGGACAGCGACACGGGACGGCCGGGGGCGTGCCGGCGGGCGTTGCTGAGGGCTTCGCGGACGACCTGGACCACGGCGGAGCGGTGCGCCTCGTCGAGTGCGGCCAGGATCGCGTCGCCCTGCACCGCGATGGTGCCACCGAAGGAGCGGTGGGCGTCGACGATGGCGGTCAGGTCGGCGCGGTCCGGAACGTGGTCATCGGAGGTCCGGGAGGCCCGGTTCGCGTCCGGCACGTCGGCCGGGATCGTCCGCACGGCCGGTTCCGGGGCCGTGGCCGGGTCGGGCCCCGCGTCGTCGCGCAGTGCGTGCACGGCGCGACGAGCCTCGGCCAGGCCGTCCGCCGCCAGGGTCCTGGCCTCGCCCGCACGCTTCGTCGCGTCGTCGACCCGGCCGGCCTCGAGCAGGGCCTCGACCGCGTCGAGCTGCAGCACGAGGCCGCCCAACGAGTGCGCGAGGACGTCGTGGATGTCCCGCGAGGCCCGGGACCGGTCGGCGAGGAGCTGCGCCCGCTGCTGCTCGCGCTCGGCCTGCTGCGCACGGTCGGCCGCGATCCGGAACTGCCGGCGGCTGAAACCGATGAGGACGCCGAGCAACAGCCCGCCGCTCGTGCCGAGGACGAACTGGACCGAGGCGTGCTCGATCGTGGCGCAGACCGCGATGACCACGACCGCCCCCACCGCTGCCACCGCTGCCGCCCAGACCGGCACCCGGAGGTTCGCGCCGAGCAGCACGATCCCGACGATCACTGGGACGATCAAGAGCGAGTCGGTCGCCACGACCGTCAGGGATCCGGCGACGATCATCACGACGCCGGCGACGACGAGGACCCGCTGCGTCCGACCGGACTCGCGGAGGGCCCACGCGGCGAGCGCCACCGCACCGACCACCCACACCCACGCGGGGAGCTGCTGCTCGAGGCCGTTCTTCACGAACCAGAACGCGACGACGGCGACACCGAGGGCGTTGAGCCCCCAGGCCGTGGCGGAACGGGACCGACCCCCGGGGAGGTCGGTCGGGTCCTGTCCGCTCAGCAGGGTCACCGGACCATCATGCCGCGGGTGGTGCGGCCGCCGGGGGCCCGGTCGCCGCGGTCTCCGCGGTCACCGCGGTCACCGCGGTCTCCGCGCGGGATGCGCTGGTCGATCACCAGGGCGCGGGCGGCACGGTTCAGCGCGAGGACGAGGAGGATCGTGCCGGTCGAGGTCAGCAGGTGCGCACCGAGGTGGCCCCCGAGGACGTCGAGGCCGATGCGGACGACGATGAGCACGATCCAGAGCGACGCCCCGAGCCAGCCCGTGCGGGACTGGATCGTCCGACCCGTGCGGTCCGGGGTGGCGACGGTGCGGAACCGGGTGATGGTGCCCATCGTCAGGCCGACCCCGATGGTGATCAGGGCCTCGATACCGAGGAACACCACGTCGGTCGTGGTGACCGTCGCCGACGTCTGCGCCAGGACGACCACGCCGACGACCGCCATGATCATCGGCGTGCGCCAGATGCGCGCCGGGTCGAGGTACTGCCAGGTCGTCTGGCGGTACCCGAGGAAGCCGACGAGTGCGACGCCGATCAGGACGTTCGCGAGGAGCTGGACCGACATGGTGGGTGCCTTTCGTGGTGGTCCGGCGGGCGTTCCCGACCGGTGACCCCAGCCTCGTTCCGGGGCGTCCACGGGCACACCAACCAGGGGTGGGGGCACGGGTGGTGATCGTGGGGCCGGTCCGGTGGTGTTCGATTGACGGCATGGCTGATGCGTTCGACGGGTTCCGGATCGGTGCGGGGTACTCGGTGGTCGAGCCGGACCGGCACCGCCCCGGGTCCTTCACGCTCGTCGTCGACGGCACACCGCAGTCGCACGTCGACCTCGAGGACCCGACCCACTTGGCGTTCGAGTACATCCGGCGGATCGGGCACGCGATCGACCTGCTGCCCTCCGGCCCGGTCACCGCGCTGCACCTCGGCGCCGGTGCACTGACGCTCCCCCGGTACGTCGCCGTGACCCGGCCGGGCTCGCGCCAGCAGGTCATCGAACTCGAGCGCGACCTGGTGGACCACGTCCGTGAGGTCCTGCCGTTCCCACGCGGCGCGTCGATCCGGGTGCGGTACGGCGACGCGCGCGAGGTCCTCGGCAAGCTCCCCACCGGGCTGCGCGGCACCGTGGACCTCGCGGTGGTCGACGTCTTCGGCGGCTCGCAGATCCCGGCGCACGTGACGAGCATCGAGTTCTACCGCGAGGTCGCCGCGTTCCTCTCGCCGACCGGCATCGTCGCCGTGAACGTCGCCGACGGCGCGGGGCTGGCGTTCGCGCGTGGGCAGGCGTCGACGCTGCAGGCCGTGCTGCCGTCGGTCGCGGCGGTGGCGGACACCGGGATGCTCAAGGGCCGTCGGTTCGGGAACATCGTGCTGCTCGGTTCCCCGACCGACCTGCCGATCGCCGAGATGCCGCGGCGGTACTCGTCGGACCCGATGCCGGCGAAGGTCGTCCACGGTGCGGAGTTGCGGGCGTTCATCGCCGGGGCCCCGATCGTCACCGACGCGACGGCCGTGGCGTCGCCGGAGCCGAACCGGAGCGTGTTCGGCGGCTGATCCCACGCCGACGACGGGGCGGCGCGCGAGGCCGTTCCCGGGCACTCGGCGGGTGCGGCTGTCAGGATGGTCTGAACGACCGCGCAGGTGCGCGACCGAGCGATGGGATCCCCTGATGACGAACGACGACCGGAGCAACCAGGACCGGACGGGCGACGGCCAGGCGCCGAGCTGGGGCGGAGCCCCGCAGCAGCAGCCCGCCGCCGACGCCCCGCGGTACGGCGAGCGGAGCGACTCGACGCCGCAGTACGGGCAGCCCGCTCCCCGGTACGGCGAGCAGCAGGACCCGTACGGCCAGCAGCCGTCGGGCACGCCGAACTGGGGTGGCGAGCAGCAGCACGGCCAGCAGCAGTACGGGCAGCAGCCGTACGCCGCGGCGCCCGCGAGCTCCGGGTCACCGGCGTGGCAGAGCTACGAGGAGCCGAAGGCCAAGAAGAAGACCCTGGGCGTCGTGGCGTTCGTCGTCGGTCTCGCGGCGCTCGTCGTCGGCGTCATCGGCGGGTACCTGTTCGGACAGGCCTTCGGCGGCTCCGAGGCCTTCCGCGACTCGATGGAGAACAGCGGAGCGACGCCGAGCGACTCGCAGATCACCGAACTGATGACGTCATCCAACGCCGTCACCGGGTCGCTCATGTTCTACCTCGGCACCGCCCTCGGCCTGTGGGCGATCGTGCAGGGCATCATCGCGGCCGTCACCAAGCGCGGGCGTGCCTGGGGCGTCGTCGCGATCATCGTCGCCGTGGTCGCGGTGATCGCCTTCGGCATCGCCATCGGCTTCGCGGCGGTCGCCGCGAGCGGGATGTCCTGATCCGCTGACCAGCCGCTCGGACGGCCCGTCGTGCTCCGGCACGGCGGGTCGTTCTGCGTCCGTCGACACGAAGCCTGAGCGCGTCGCACCGGCCGCTCCCGGCAGAGCGCGGCTACCCTCGAACCGATGTCCCTCCCGCCCGACGACCGTCAGCCGCCCGACCCGTCCGACCCGTCCCGTGAACCGCGCCACGCGGCTCCCGTGACGGCCGGGGTCAGCCCGGGCAGCACCTTCGCGCCCATCAGCCTGCGACCGGCGGTCGACGTCGACGCCGTGCACCAGCGTCTGCGCGACCTCGGTCAGAGCCGCAGTACCGAAGCCCTCGCGGAACGCGCCGAGCTCCTCCGTCTGCTCGGCCGTCTCGACGAGTCGCTCGTCGTCGCGGAGGAGGTCTTCCGCCTGGCGATGTTCACCGGGGAGCGCCAGGACAAGGTCGCCGCCCGGATCCGTCGCGCGCACATCCTGCACGACCTCGGTCGGCACGAGCGCGCGGCGACCGAGGCCGCCCTGGCCCGCGACACCGCCGCGACCGAGGAGTGGCCGGAGCTCGAGGGCGCCGCCGCCGAGATCGAGGGCTGGTCGCTGTTCGAGAACGACCGCTTCGAAGAGGCCCGCGCCGCGCTGTCCCGCGCCTACCAGGCGTTCCGGCAGGCGGGCGCGCCGTCCGAGCGCACCGACGCCCTGCGCACCGCGGTCGAGGCCGCGATGCGCGCTTCGATCACGCACCCCGCCGAAGCGGCCGACAAGCCGCGGACGGCCCGCGAGGTCGCCGCTCGCCGCGCCGAGGACGACGAACCGACCATGCGCGTCGCCGAACCGGTCAAGCAGGTGCCGCCGATCCGCCGCCGGGTGCTCGGTGCGCCGGACGCCGCCCGCACCGAGGCCGACGACATCTGGGGCCGGATCGCCGCCCGGGCAGCCAAGAAGGGCCAGGCCGACCCCCGCGC of the Curtobacterium sp. TC1 genome contains:
- a CDS encoding response regulator transcription factor, whose protein sequence is MTIRVLVVDDQAIVRDGLVTVLSLVPDLQVTGAAADGAEAIAAVDRDAPDVVLMDLRMPGTDGPTATARIVADHPQVAVLVLTTYADDESIVTALRAGARGYLTKDAGRSEIATAIRAVASGQSTFDATVGARLVAQLAGGGVTASAPAVPALRERFPDLTPREADVLEHIAAGRTNPQIAAELFLTVPTVKSYVNQVFAKLGVATRAEAVARVLR
- a CDS encoding sensor histidine kinase, translated to MTLLSGQDPTDLPGGRSRSATAWGLNALGVAVVAFWFVKNGLEQQLPAWVWVVGAVALAAWALRESGRTQRVLVVAGVVMIVAGSLTVVATDSLLIVPVIVGIVLLGANLRVPVWAAAVAAVGAVVVIAVCATIEHASVQFVLGTSGGLLLGVLIGFSRRQFRIAADRAQQAEREQQRAQLLADRSRASRDIHDVLAHSLGGLVLQLDAVEALLEAGRVDDATKRAGEARTLAADGLAEARRAVHALRDDAGPDPATAPEPAVRTIPADVPDANRASRTSDDHVPDRADLTAIVDAHRSFGGTIAVQGDAILAALDEAHRSAVVQVVREALSNARRHAPGRPVSLSVIRDGDAVDVVVANPLTGGGQGLLGMHERFAELGSSARVEAERSDDEFVVAMHLPVDAVAVTEGEAS
- a CDS encoding spermidine synthase, whose protein sequence is MADAFDGFRIGAGYSVVEPDRHRPGSFTLVVDGTPQSHVDLEDPTHLAFEYIRRIGHAIDLLPSGPVTALHLGAGALTLPRYVAVTRPGSRQQVIELERDLVDHVREVLPFPRGASIRVRYGDAREVLGKLPTGLRGTVDLAVVDVFGGSQIPAHVTSIEFYREVAAFLSPTGIVAVNVADGAGLAFARGQASTLQAVLPSVAAVADTGMLKGRRFGNIVLLGSPTDLPIAEMPRRYSSDPMPAKVVHGAELRAFIAGAPIVTDATAVASPEPNRSVFGG